DNA sequence from the Parafrankia irregularis genome:
CACACCGGCCCCCTGGTCCGCGCGGTCCCCATCCAGGCCTTCCGCTGCCACGGAGACCACCGGCGGGGACGTCGATCCGCCGCTCGGCGGATCAGCATTGGCGGAGGAGCTCACATCCCGCACCATACGCACGCCCGGCGGATGCCTGGAAATCCCGCCAGCACCGCTGTCCGCCCGCGCGACCGGTTGACGCCTCTCCCGGCACCGCCGCGTCCCAGCGCAGGCGGGCAGGCCGGCAAACGGGCCCCGCGCCGGCCATCAGGCGCGGGCGGTGGCGGCTGCCTCGGCGACGACGGTCGGGCCCTCGCGCAACCAGGAGTCATCGGGGAGCAGGGCGGAAATCTGAGGATTTCGGTGGTTCCAGCGACCAGAAGCCTCAGGTCTTTCTCGGCAGCACCGGCGGCCCGAGGTCACCGCTCGAAGATCGGAGGATTTCGGTCGTTCCAACAGCCAAAATCCTCAGGTCTTCCTCGGCAGCACCGGCTTCCTCGGCAGCACCGGCTTCCTCGGCAGCACCGGCGGTAGCGGCGCACTGGCAGGCCGGCTAGCTCAGCAGGTAGGACCGCAGCACGCGCTCCGCTTCGTCGATCAACGCCAGCTCGACGTACTCGTCCCGGGTGTGTGCCAGGTTCGGGTCGCCCGGGCCGTAGTTCAGCGCCGGGATGCCCAGCTCGGCGAACCGCGCCACGTCCGTCCACCCGAACTTGGCGGCCGGGGTACGGGCCGTCGCCGCGACGAACGCGGCCGCCGCCGGTGCGGACAGCCCCGGCAAGGCCCCGCGGGCGCTGTCCTCGACGGACAGCTCGAATCCGTCCAGGACCTGGGCGACATGGTCGAGAGCGGCCGGGACGTCCCGGTCGGGAGCGAAGCGGAAGTTGACGGTGACCCGGCACTCGTCCGGGATCACGTTGCCCGCCACGCCACCGTCGATCCGCACCGCGGACAGGCCTTCCCGGTAGGTGCAGCCGTCCAGGGTGACGGAGCGGGGCTGGTAGGCGGCAAGCCGGGTCAGCAGCTCCCCGGCGCGGTGGATCGCGTTGTCGCCGAGCCAGGAACGAGCCGAGTGGGCACGGCGGCCACGGGTCGTCGCCACGACGCGCACCGTTCCCTGGCAGCCGGCCTCGATCTCGCCGCCGGTGGGCTCCATCAGGATCGCCAGGTCGGCCTGCAGCCAGTCGCGATGCCCGGAGGTGATCCGTCGCAGCCCGTTACGATCGGCGGCGACCTCCTCGTTGTCGTAGAACACCCAGGTCACGTCGTGCCGGGTCGCCGCGCCCTCGCCGGCGGCCGCGGCGAGGCGCAGCATGACGGCGACCCCGGCCTTCATGTCGGACGTCCCGCAGCCGTACAGGCGGGTGCCGTCGAGACGGGACGGCAGGTTCGCCGCGACGGGGACGGTGTCGAGGTGCCCGGCGAGCAGGACCCGCGACGGCAGGCCCCGGTTGGTGCGTGCCAGCACCGCGTCGCCGTCCCGGAGAACCTCCAGACCACCGGCAGCACCGGCACCACCGGCACCGCTGCCGTCATCGCCGCCCGCCGCGCGCAGTGCCTTCTCGACGGCGGTCGCCAGGGTGGCCTCGTCACCGCTGACCGACGGCACGTCCACCAGGGCACGGGTCAGGTCGCCCGCCGAAAGCGCCAGGTCAAGCTCCATGTCGACCGACCCTAGTGGCCGCGGCCCCGGGATGGCGCCCGGGGCACCACCGACGTCCATGCACCACCCGCATCAGGGCACGCACCACCCGCACCAGGGCGGCGCGAGGCCCGGGGCCCCGGCGCGGCGCGGCGCGCGAGACCCAGGCCACCGGCGCGGCGGCCGGTCAGGTTACGAGGCCACCCCGTGCTCCCGCAGGATGTCGTTCAGGGCGAGCTTGTCGTGGATCTCGCCTTCGTCCAGGGTTCGCAGGACGAGGATGCACGGCATGGCGAAGTCCCCGGCCGGGAACGAGCGGACCCGGCTGGAGCCGACCGCCACCGCACGCTCGGGGACCTCCCCGCGCGGGTACTCCTCGCCGGTGACCGCGTCGAAGACATGCGTGGAGGCGGTGAGGATCGCGCCCGCGCCGAGCTTCGCCCCGCGCCGTACCCGCGCGCCCTCGACCACCATGCAGCGGCTGCCGACGAAGGCGTCGTCCTCGACCACCACCGGCACGGCGCTCGGCGGCTCCAGCACGCCACCGAGGCCCACCCCGCCGGAAAGGTGCACGTTGCGCCCGACCTGGGCGCAGGAGCCGACGGTCGCCCAGGTGTCGACGAGGGTGCCCGCGCCGACGTAGCCGCCGATGTTGGTGTAGCTCGGCATCAGCACGGCGCCCGGCTCCACGTGCGCACCCCACCGCACGATCGCGCCCGGGACCACCCGGACGCCGTCGAACCTGGTCTTCAGCGGCACGCGGTCGTGGAACCGGAAGTCGCCGGCGGCGGACTCGACCATCGGCAGGACCTTGAAGGACAGCAGGATCGCGCGCTTGGCCCGCTCGTCGACGACGACCGCGCCGTCCGCGGCCACCTGGGCGACCCGGGCCTCACCTGCGTCGATGGCGTCGACCGCGCCGACGATGGTCTTCCTGGCCTGGGTGTCGTCCGGGGTCAGCTCGCCGCGGCGCTCCCACAGGTCGTCGATGGCCCGGTCAAGCGGGGATTCGAACGTCGTCTCACTCACGCTGGTCACCCCTCAGACCCTACGGTCCGCCCGATGACCGGCGCTCGGAAGCGTCGGCGCCGGTCAGGCTCGCCGACCAGCCAGCGGACCAGCTGGCAGACCGGTCAGCGGATGTCCGGCTCCGCTCGCCAGCCCCGGGACCCGTTGTGCTCGGCGGGGTCACCGCCGGCACGGCCCGGCGCGGCCCGCTCGTCCGCCGGATCCGTCGGGTACGGCCGCGGGATGGCGGTCTGGCCGGTCTGGTATGGCGGCATCGACGGCATCGGCGACTGGCCGGACAGGTGATCCGGAACCGGCAGCTGCCCGGTCGCGTACGGCGGCAGTGGCGTCTGCCCGGTCACGTACGGCGGGACGGACGGTTGCCCCGCGTAGGGCAGCGGCGTCTGGCCGGTCTCGTACGGCGGAAGTGGCAGCTGCCCCGTCGGGTATGGCGAGGCGGACGCGGGCACGGGCCCGGCGCCGTAGACCGGCGCGCCGCCCGGACCGGTGTGCCCGGGTTGGTGCCCGCCGCGTGTGCTTTCGGGGTAGGGCCCACCGCCGGCTGGCTGGGCCCCGTGCGGGTCCCGCCCGTCCCGGTATTCGTTCACGCCGGGCGGCCGGCCGCCGGCATCGGGCTGACCCGCCCGGTAGCGCTCGAACGCGCCCACCGGACCGGGGCCTGGGCGTGCCGCCTCGCTCGCGCCATAACCTTCCGGACGAACCTGGTAGCCACCGGTCACCGGGGCGGCCGGCGGAGCCCAGCCGGAGCCCGCGCCATGCTGCCCGCCCTGGCCACCCGCACCGCCGTAGCCGCCCGCACCGCCGTAGCCACCCGAAGCGGCCGGACCGCCCACCGACGGCAGCATCGTCATGCGCTCGGGAACGGTGGCGATCTGCGCGTCCGGTGCGGTGAGCGCGACGCGGACATGACGCCGGCCCGACTCGCCGTAGAAGCTGCCCGGAGCCACCAGGATGCCCACGCTCGACAGGGCGTCCAGCGTGGCCCAGCAGTCCTCGCCGCGGGTCGCCCACAGGTACAGGCCGGCCTCGCTGTGCTCGATCGTGAAACCGGCGACGGCCAGCGCGGCCGCCAGCACCGCCCGCCGGTTGGCGTACCGGGCCCGCTGGTCGGCCACGTGCATGTCGTCGGCGAGCGCGGCCGTGGTCGCGGCCTGGACCGGCGCCGGCATCATCATGCCGGCGTGCTTGCGGAGCTGGAGCAGCCCGCGCACAAGCTCCGGATCGCCGGCGACGAACCCCGTCCGGTAACCGGCGAGGTTCGAACGTTTGGACAGTGAGTGCACGGCCAGCAGACCCTCGTGGGATCCGCCGCACACGTCGGGGTGGAGCACGGAGATCGGCCGGGCTTCCCAGCCGAGCTCGATGTAGCACTCGTCGCTGGCCACGATCACACCGCGCTCACGCGCCCAGTTGACGACCGCGCGCATCTCGTCCACCGACAGGACGCGCCCCGTCGGGTTCCCGGGCGAGTTCAGCCAGACCAGGGTGACGCCCTCGGCGGGCCCCAGCACCGGCTCGCAGCGGGCCAGCAGGGCACCGACCTCATAGGTCGGATACGCGGGGGTGGGGACCCAGACGCGGTCCCCGGGTTCCAGACCAAGCTGGGAGGGAAGCTGGGCGACCAGCTCCTTCGTGCCGAGCACCGGCAGCACCGCCGATGGCTCGACAACCACGCCGAGGCGACGGGCCAGCCAGCCGGCCGCCGCCTCCACCAGTTCCGGCGTCCCCGCGGTCAGCGGGTAGCCGGGAGCGTCCGCGGCAGCCGCGAGCGCATGCTGCACGACCTGTGGCGTCGCGTCCACCGGCGTACCGACGGACAGATCCACCAGGCCGTACGGGTGAGACCGCGCCTTCTCCTTGAACGAGACCAGCTGGTCCCACGGAAAGTCGGGCAGCCGCACCCGAGACCGCCCCGGCGATCGAATCGTCCGGGGCGGTCCAGCCGACTCCCCCGGACCGGTCAGGACTCGCCCTGAGGGGCCAGGGCCGCGACCGCGGGCGGGTCGAAGTCAAGGGCGCCGACCTTCGAGGCGCCGCCCGGCGAGCCGAGCTCCTCGAAGAACGTCGCGTTGTTGTCGGCGTAGATCTTCCACTGCTCGGGGACATCGTCCTCGTAGTAGATGGCCTCCACCGGGCAGACCGGCTCACACGCACCACAGTCGACGCACTCGTCAGGCTGGATGTAGAGCATCCGTCCGCCTTCGTAGATGCAGTCGACCGGGCACTCCTCGATGCAGGCCCTGTCCTTCACATCAACACAGGGCTCCGCGATGACGTAGGTCACCGGACGTTCCTCCTCGAGCTCACGGACGACTGAGTTCCTTAGTATCGACCTGGACCGTTCGGTGTCGACAACAAGGGCGTTCACTGGTCGTGTATGTCGTCCACATCACTCCAGCAGACATCGGCTCACGGGTCGTGATCCGGCGACGAATTCCGGGTCCACTCCCTCTGAGCGATGTTCTGGGCACCCTTGAGTCTTGGTCGGAAGGCGAGCTTCGCCTCCGTCGCACCGACGGTACGACAGTGAGTGTGCCCGAGGAATCCCTAGTGGCGGCGCGTGTCGTCCCCCCGACACCCCGCCGGGCCAGTCCGCGATCCCCCGGCCGGGCACCCAGTTCATACCAGCCCGGATCAGACCGCGGCCACATGATCGCAGAAAGCAACAGTCGGATCACAAATGTGGGTCCGGACGCCGATACCCCAAAGGATGCGACGGACCCTCGGGCCGACTCCGGCGATACTGAAGGACAATGACCGCGACCGGGACGCGTGATACATCGGGCGGTGTGTCGGCAAGCGGTCGACGGCCAGCAAGCAGTCGACGGCCGGCGAGCGGTTGACGGGTCGGGGCGTACCGCCGCGGCCCGGGCGGGGGCAGACCGGGCGGGGCGACCCGCCCCCGGGGCGGCCCAGGCAGGATCGGGGCGGACGGCCTGATCCGAACGTGGAGGTCCAGCGGTGAGCGACCACAGCAGGCGGATGTTCGCCACGGTCGTCCGGCGCGAGCAGGTCGACCTCGCCCTCGCGTGCCATCTGATCGCGGCCGAGGCCGGCCCCGAGACCAACCCGGTCGAGACCTCCCGGGCGCTCGACGCCCTGGCCGCTGACACGGCCAGGGTGCTGGCGGCCCGCGGATCCACCGCCCGCGGCCACGGCCAGACCAACGCGGACGCCGGCTCCGAAACGGCGTCGGACGGGGGTGCCGGCACCCTCACCGGCCTGGACCTGCGGGTCGCCGCGGAGGCGCTGCGGGAGTCTCTCGGCGAGCGCGCCGGGTTCGCCGGCCGCGAGAGCGACTACGAGGACGTCCGCGCCTCGCTCCTGCCCGAGGTGCTGCGCCGGCGCCGCGGCCTGCCGATCCTGCTGTCCGTGGTGTGGATCGAGGTTGCCCGCCGGATCGGGATCCCCGCCTACGCCGTAGGCCTTCCCGGGCATGTGATCGTCGCTGTCGGCTCACCGAGGGAGCACGTACTCGTCGACCCGTACGCCGGCGGGGTGATCATGACTGTGCACGACGCGGCGGCCCGGGTGCGGGCGGCCGGAGTCGCCTTCACCCGCGCCCACCTCGCCCCGATGCCCCCGGCGGACCTGCTGGCCCGCGTGCTGGGCAACATCCGGGTGCTGGCCGCGCGGACCGACGTGCCGCGGACCAGGCTGTGGGCCGTCGAGCTGTCCCTGCTGCTGCCCCACCACCCGGCCGCGCTGCGCCGCGAACGGGGCGAGCTGCGGGTCCGGCTGGGCGACTTCCTCGGCGGGGCCAGGGATCTCACCAGCTTCGCCGACGCGGTGACCGTCGTCGAGCCGGCGGCCTCGGCCGCGGCACGCCAGGCCGCGATCGCCGCCCGCGCCAGGCTCAACTGAGGCCGCGCCTCCCACACGTCTGCGCCCCGCCACCGCACCTTCGCCCCGCCACCTCTGCGCCCGTCAGCCGGGCTCGGGGCCGTCGGTGGACAGGTAGGCACCTTCGTAGAACACGAGCGGCCGGGCATCGGGCCGCGGCCGGTCAAGCCCGATCACCTCACCGATCACCAGAGTGTGGTCGCCGGCGCGATGCGTCGCGGTGGTGGCGCACTCCAGCACCGCCAGCGCGCCGTCGAGGAGGGCGACCCCGGTGCGCGGCCCGAACGAGTGCGGCCAGCCGCCGAGCCGGTCATCACCGCGGCCGTCGGGCCGCGGTGGCCCTCCGGTCCGCGCGAAGTCGCGGGAGGCCTGGCTCATGTCGGCGGCCAGCACCGAGACGCCCCAGACGCCAGCCGCGATGACCGGGTCATGGAAGCGGGCATCGCGGCGGATGCTGACGAGGACGAGCAGCGGGTCCAACGAGACCGAGACGAACGAGTTCGCCGTCATCGCCAGATGTCGGCCGTCCAGGACCGTGGTGAGAACCGTGACGCCGGTGGCGAACCGCCCGACCACCCGGCGGAACTCCTGCGCGTCCGGCCGGTTCCGCAGGCCCGCGAGGATCACGGGGCCGACACCGGCGGCCGGACCGACACCGGCCGGACCAGGCTGCACCGGACCCGGCTGAACAGCGGCTCGCGGGACAGCCGCTGGCAGGGCGGGGGCCGACGAGGCAGACGCCGACGGGACAGGCTCGGGCGGGTGCTGGCGCGCTGGGCTTGCCACGGCGGCCACGCTACCGCCGCCGCGCCGGCCACACCGCGCCTTCCGGCCCCTGGGGTGACCATCAGCACTCGCACGCAACGCCACCTGATCAGCCGCGCTACGCCGCGGAACCACCACCAAGCCGGCGGTGACCACGCACAACGCGGCTCTCCGGGCTTCCCACCCGCCCGGATTCACCCTGGACAGCGCCGGATCGCTCCCCTAGCGGGACGGCACCCTCGGGCGCTCCATCACGGGCGGCAGGGCCGTGAGGCCGCGCCGGGCCCGCCCGAGAACGGCGACCACCACCGGTGCCAGCACGCCGATGGCGAGGAAGAGATAGCCGGTCGCCGTCGCCTTGAGCAGCAGGTCGCCCTCGGTTCGGGACGCGGCCAGGGCGAGCACGATCGGGGTCCAGCCGATGAGTGGGATCATCGCCCCGAGCCGGGTACCGGTCAGCCAGCGGACGAGCAACGGCACCCCGGTGTTGCCGATCACGG
Encoded proteins:
- the dapC gene encoding succinyldiaminopimelate transaminase, translating into MRLPDFPWDQLVSFKEKARSHPYGLVDLSVGTPVDATPQVVQHALAAAADAPGYPLTAGTPELVEAAAGWLARRLGVVVEPSAVLPVLGTKELVAQLPSQLGLEPGDRVWVPTPAYPTYEVGALLARCEPVLGPAEGVTLVWLNSPGNPTGRVLSVDEMRAVVNWARERGVIVASDECYIELGWEARPISVLHPDVCGGSHEGLLAVHSLSKRSNLAGYRTGFVAGDPELVRGLLQLRKHAGMMMPAPVQAATTAALADDMHVADQRARYANRRAVLAAALAVAGFTIEHSEAGLYLWATRGEDCWATLDALSSVGILVAPGSFYGESGRRHVRVALTAPDAQIATVPERMTMLPSVGGPAASGGYGGAGGYGGAGGQGGQHGAGSGWAPPAAPVTGGYQVRPEGYGASEAARPGPGPVGAFERYRAGQPDAGGRPPGVNEYRDGRDPHGAQPAGGGPYPESTRGGHQPGHTGPGGAPVYGAGPVPASASPYPTGQLPLPPYETGQTPLPYAGQPSVPPYVTGQTPLPPYATGQLPVPDHLSGQSPMPSMPPYQTGQTAIPRPYPTDPADERAAPGRAGGDPAEHNGSRGWRAEPDIR
- a CDS encoding 2,3,4,5-tetrahydropyridine-2,6-dicarboxylate N-succinyltransferase: MSETTFESPLDRAIDDLWERRGELTPDDTQARKTIVGAVDAIDAGEARVAQVAADGAVVVDERAKRAILLSFKVLPMVESAAGDFRFHDRVPLKTRFDGVRVVPGAIVRWGAHVEPGAVLMPSYTNIGGYVGAGTLVDTWATVGSCAQVGRNVHLSGGVGLGGVLEPPSAVPVVVEDDAFVGSRCMVVEGARVRRGAKLGAGAILTASTHVFDAVTGEEYPRGEVPERAVAVGSSRVRSFPAGDFAMPCILVLRTLDEGEIHDKLALNDILREHGVAS
- the fdxA gene encoding ferredoxin; translated protein: MTYVIAEPCVDVKDRACIEECPVDCIYEGGRMLYIQPDECVDCGACEPVCPVEAIYYEDDVPEQWKIYADNNATFFEELGSPGGASKVGALDFDPPAVAALAPQGES
- the dapE gene encoding succinyl-diaminopimelate desuccinylase, which gives rise to MELDLALSAGDLTRALVDVPSVSGDEATLATAVEKALRAAGGDDGSGAGGAGAAGGLEVLRDGDAVLARTNRGLPSRVLLAGHLDTVPVAANLPSRLDGTRLYGCGTSDMKAGVAVMLRLAAAAGEGAATRHDVTWVFYDNEEVAADRNGLRRITSGHRDWLQADLAILMEPTGGEIEAGCQGTVRVVATTRGRRAHSARSWLGDNAIHRAGELLTRLAAYQPRSVTLDGCTYREGLSAVRIDGGVAGNVIPDECRVTVNFRFAPDRDVPAALDHVAQVLDGFELSVEDSARGALPGLSAPAAAAFVAATARTPAAKFGWTDVARFAELGIPALNYGPGDPNLAHTRDEYVELALIDEAERVLRSYLLS
- a CDS encoding flavin reductase family protein: MILAGLRNRPDAQEFRRVVGRFATGVTVLTTVLDGRHLAMTANSFVSVSLDPLLVLVSIRRDARFHDPVIAAGVWGVSVLAADMSQASRDFARTGGPPRPDGRGDDRLGGWPHSFGPRTGVALLDGALAVLECATTATHRAGDHTLVIGEVIGLDRPRPDARPLVFYEGAYLSTDGPEPG
- a CDS encoding putative acetyltransferase; its protein translation is MYVVHITPADIGSRVVIRRRIPGPLPLSDVLGTLESWSEGELRLRRTDGTTVSVPEESLVAARVVPPTPRRASPRSPGRAPSSYQPGSDRGHMIAESNSRITNVGPDADTPKDATDPRADSGDTEGQ
- a CDS encoding transglutaminase family protein, with translation MSDHSRRMFATVVRREQVDLALACHLIAAEAGPETNPVETSRALDALAADTARVLAARGSTARGHGQTNADAGSETASDGGAGTLTGLDLRVAAEALRESLGERAGFAGRESDYEDVRASLLPEVLRRRRGLPILLSVVWIEVARRIGIPAYAVGLPGHVIVAVGSPREHVLVDPYAGGVIMTVHDAAARVRAAGVAFTRAHLAPMPPADLLARVLGNIRVLAARTDVPRTRLWAVELSLLLPHHPAALRRERGELRVRLGDFLGGARDLTSFADAVTVVEPAASAAARQAAIAARARLN